The following are encoded together in the Deltaproteobacteria bacterium genome:
- a CDS encoding DUF3786 domain-containing protein, whose product MARIDDYNQALELAIEELSGRNPDLLASYAGAQPQGKGAGVDGFSLAFLNREVLVTWPRMTMNYRDTGEELPVQQKVLLAHYLRGAWETSGAPLSGRWIAYQEIPDGRFYLDAFLKRAKNPLVQGFGDRPELLRDLAGRVYGAKDFDHGDVSVVIQAFPLVPLALILWKGDDEFPPEGNILFDGNITGLLSAEDIAWLAGMAIYPLIGMARAER is encoded by the coding sequence ATGGCACGGATCGACGATTACAACCAGGCATTGGAATTGGCAATTGAAGAGCTTTCAGGCAGAAATCCCGATCTCCTGGCGTCTTATGCGGGAGCCCAACCCCAGGGCAAGGGAGCCGGGGTTGATGGGTTTTCCCTGGCCTTTCTCAACAGGGAGGTGCTGGTCACCTGGCCCCGAATGACTATGAACTACCGGGATACGGGCGAAGAATTGCCCGTCCAGCAGAAGGTCTTGCTGGCCCATTATCTTCGCGGGGCCTGGGAGACGAGCGGGGCCCCCCTGAGCGGTCGGTGGATCGCCTACCAGGAGATCCCGGACGGACGGTTCTACCTGGACGCCTTTTTGAAAAGGGCAAAGAATCCTTTGGTCCAGGGCTTCGGTGATCGCCCGGAATTGCTTCGGGACCTGGCCGGGCGGGTATACGGCGCTAAAGACTTTGATCACGGAGACGTCTCGGTGGTGATCCAGGCCTTCCCCCTGGTGCCCCTGGCCCTGATCCTATGGAAGGGGGACGATGAATTCCCACCCGAGGGGAACATCCTCTTCGACGGGAATATCACAGGCCTTCTCTCCGCCGAAGACATCGCCTGGCTGGCCGGCATGGCTATCTATCCCCTGATTGGCATGGCAAGGGCCGAGCGCTGA
- the purE gene encoding 5-(carboxyamino)imidazole ribonucleotide mutase translates to MADEKPLVAVVMGSKSDGPVMEGCTRTLAELGIPHEVRVLSAHRTPEDTRRFAEEAEEKGLRVIIAGAGWAAHLAGFIAAHTTLPVIGVPIDSSPLKGIDALLSTVQMPPGIPVATVSLGAGGAKNAAVLAGEILGLTDSAVAARIKAYRENLAREAREPTGVWNP, encoded by the coding sequence ATGGCGGATGAGAAACCCTTGGTGGCCGTGGTGATGGGGAGCAAGTCGGACGGGCCGGTGATGGAAGGCTGCACCCGGACCCTGGCCGAACTGGGAATCCCACACGAAGTGCGTGTGCTTTCGGCACACCGTACCCCGGAGGATACCCGACGGTTTGCGGAGGAAGCGGAAGAAAAGGGCCTCCGGGTCATTATCGCGGGGGCGGGATGGGCCGCACACCTGGCGGGATTCATCGCCGCCCACACGACCCTTCCCGTAATCGGCGTCCCCATTGATTCCTCTCCTTTAAAAGGAATAGACGCCTTGCTCTCAACAGTCCAGATGCCCCCGGGTATCCCCGTGGCCACCGTCTCCCTCGGTGCGGGAGGAGCCAAGAACGCCGCGGTGCTGGCCGGTGAAATCCTGGGGCTTACGGATAGCGCCGTTGCAGCCAGAATCAAGGCCTACCGGGAAAACCTGGCCCGGGAAGCCCGTGAACCGACAGGTGTATGGAATCCCTGA
- a CDS encoding PAS domain S-box protein — protein sequence MGRNSITFKLLVIIAMAFAIAALCILLLADNRLKTILDKSQRAVYFEKIENIIGMLERRVDRLEATGMRAAYDEDFKESALKDLRRLHYKSPGQAVSPFILKENGEVVMHPRLSRGDRSLAEKGYVREMLKEKRGELVFMNSAGEKIWCIFSFFKEWRWIVGYAVPIKLKYADGAAFRRTLGEILLVVTLLVLAVLFVVINRFTRPVSTLIQAAVEIASGNLSHPIDTGRRDELGLLARSFARMRDAVREKISDLAEKNSELVQEISERKHTEEALRESEERYRALIEASPNFILVIQEGRIAFNNPAAARMLGFSGSGELMGLAAGDIMDPLSLEAITSSVEKSAKDGQGSSPAEIEVMKQDGGKLLLEAAALPIEFRGEPGVLVIGNDISERKKAEAELMQSEERYRSLVENTLEGFFMAEIPSGRFLFLNRRICKLFGYSMEEALKITLWDAIAPADHDRVQRRIKGYLVGKTGSYTTDIYQALRKDGSSFRAEVSGSIVTYGGKFVIQGLLRDITEQERLQEQLQKARKLEAIGTLAGGVAHDFNNILGIIIGNTDLALTDTPEWSPIRYNLEEIKKASFRARDVIQQIMAFSRHVDHSLQPLDLVPLVKEFVKLLRSSIPTTVDIRLSVPEKTRQISADPSQINQVLINLCMNSAHAMKEDGGVLEISVEDVRVEADQSDPDFPDAGQGDYVRLTVQDSGHGIPLEIQGRIFDPYFTTKDVGEGSGMGLAVAQGIVEKHGGKIAFRSQPGEGAVFQILFPALEARPAAETGRRKPLPGGKERILLVDDEQAVIGVYHPLLEKLGYRVLSKTESIEALDVFRSSPEGFDLVITDLTMPRLRGDRLAQEIMAIRPDIPIILCTGYSEGIHEEKARELGIKAFVMKPIDMTTLAKTVRRVLDGLKG from the coding sequence ATGGGGAGAAATTCCATCACCTTTAAGTTGCTGGTCATCATCGCCATGGCCTTCGCAATCGCCGCGCTCTGCATCCTCCTCCTGGCGGATAACCGGCTGAAAACGATCCTGGATAAAAGCCAGAGAGCCGTGTATTTCGAGAAGATCGAAAATATCATCGGGATGCTTGAGAGAAGGGTTGACCGCCTCGAGGCTACTGGAATGAGGGCGGCCTATGATGAGGATTTCAAGGAATCCGCGTTGAAAGACTTGCGAAGGCTCCATTACAAGTCTCCAGGACAGGCCGTATCTCCGTTCATCCTGAAGGAAAACGGCGAGGTCGTTATGCATCCCCGTCTTTCCCGCGGCGACCGGTCCCTCGCTGAGAAAGGGTATGTCCGGGAGATGTTGAAGGAGAAGAGGGGAGAACTGGTTTTCATGAATTCCGCCGGGGAGAAGATCTGGTGTATCTTCTCCTTTTTCAAGGAATGGAGATGGATCGTCGGGTATGCGGTTCCGATTAAACTCAAATACGCCGACGGAGCCGCCTTCCGGAGGACCCTGGGTGAGATCCTTCTCGTGGTAACTCTCCTGGTGCTGGCGGTCCTTTTTGTGGTGATCAACCGCTTCACCAGGCCGGTTTCGACCCTTATCCAGGCTGCGGTCGAGATTGCTTCCGGCAACCTCAGCCATCCCATCGATACCGGCCGCAGGGACGAACTCGGCCTGCTGGCAAGGAGTTTCGCCCGAATGCGGGATGCCGTGAGGGAGAAAATTTCTGACCTTGCGGAGAAAAACAGTGAGCTGGTCCAGGAGATCTCTGAACGAAAGCACACCGAAGAGGCCCTTCGTGAAAGCGAGGAACGGTACCGGGCCCTGATCGAGGCCTCTCCCAACTTCATCCTCGTCATCCAGGAGGGCAGGATCGCATTCAACAACCCGGCCGCCGCCCGTATGCTCGGTTTTTCAGGATCCGGGGAGCTTATGGGCCTGGCAGCCGGGGATATAATGGATCCCCTTTCACTGGAGGCCATCACTTCCAGTGTAGAGAAAAGCGCGAAGGATGGGCAGGGCTCCTCCCCTGCCGAGATCGAGGTCATGAAGCAGGACGGCGGAAAGCTCCTTCTGGAGGCTGCGGCCCTGCCCATCGAATTCAGGGGAGAACCCGGGGTGCTCGTCATAGGAAACGACATATCGGAACGAAAGAAGGCCGAAGCGGAACTTATGCAGAGCGAGGAAAGGTACCGCTCCCTGGTGGAGAATACCCTGGAAGGGTTTTTCATGGCGGAGATTCCGTCCGGCCGCTTCCTGTTCCTCAACAGGCGGATCTGCAAACTATTCGGGTATTCCATGGAAGAAGCCCTTAAAATAACACTATGGGACGCCATCGCTCCTGCAGACCACGACCGTGTCCAGAGGCGGATCAAGGGATACCTTGTGGGAAAGACCGGGTCCTATACAACCGATATTTACCAGGCCTTGAGAAAGGACGGCTCATCATTCCGAGCCGAGGTTTCAGGATCCATCGTAACCTACGGAGGAAAATTCGTCATCCAAGGACTCCTGAGAGATATCACGGAGCAGGAGCGACTCCAGGAACAGCTCCAGAAGGCCCGGAAACTGGAGGCCATCGGCACCCTGGCCGGAGGGGTGGCGCATGATTTCAACAACATTCTTGGAATCATCATCGGAAATACGGATTTGGCCCTCACTGATACCCCTGAATGGAGCCCTATCCGCTACAATCTGGAGGAGATCAAGAAGGCAAGCTTCCGTGCCAGGGACGTCATCCAGCAGATCATGGCCTTCAGCAGGCACGTGGACCATAGCCTGCAGCCCCTCGATCTGGTCCCGCTCGTAAAGGAGTTTGTCAAACTCCTTCGCTCCTCTATCCCCACCACCGTCGATATCCGGTTGTCCGTCCCGGAAAAGACCCGGCAAATTTCGGCGGATCCTTCCCAGATCAATCAGGTCCTGATCAACCTCTGCATGAACTCGGCCCATGCCATGAAAGAGGATGGCGGAGTCCTGGAGATTTCAGTTGAGGATGTGCGAGTGGAGGCAGATCAAAGCGATCCGGACTTCCCGGATGCCGGGCAGGGCGACTATGTCCGGCTCACGGTACAGGATTCCGGACACGGGATCCCCCTGGAGATCCAAGGCAGGATTTTCGATCCCTATTTCACCACCAAGGATGTTGGCGAGGGATCCGGGATGGGACTCGCTGTGGCCCAGGGCATCGTAGAGAAACACGGAGGGAAAATTGCTTTTCGCAGCCAACCCGGGGAGGGTGCGGTTTTTCAAATCCTCTTTCCCGCCCTGGAAGCACGGCCCGCGGCTGAGACCGGACGCCGTAAACCCCTTCCCGGTGGAAAGGAGCGGATTCTCCTCGTGGATGATGAGCAGGCCGTAATCGGTGTTTACCATCCTTTGCTTGAAAAGCTTGGGTACCGGGTCCTTTCCAAGACGGAGAGCATTGAGGCCCTGGATGTCTTTCGCTCCAGTCCGGAAGGATTCGACTTGGTGATCACCGACCTGACCATGCCCAGATTGAGGGGTGATAGGCTGGCCCAGGAAATCATGGCGATCCGCCCAGATATCCCTATCATCCTGTGCACCGGGTACAGTGAAGGGATCCACGAGGAAAAGGCCCGGGAATTGGGTATCAAGGCCTTTGTTATGAAACCCATAGATATGACCACACTGGCAAAGACCGTACGGAGGGTGCTGGATGGATTGAAGGGATAG
- a CDS encoding TrpB-like pyridoxal phosphate-dependent enzyme yields MDRKKIFLPESEIPRQWYNILADMPTPMEPPLHPGTGEPIGPEDLSPIFPMPLIEQEVSTQRWIDIPEEVLEKYMLWRPSPLYRAFNLEKYLDTPARIYFKNEGVSPAGSHKPNTALAQAYYNKISGTKRITTETGAGQWGSALSMCCALFGLECKVFMVKISYNQKPYRRIMMETWGANCVPSPSPETKAGQMILSENPESPGSLGIAISEAVELAVQDDEAKYSLGSVLNHVMLHQTIIGLEAQKQMAIAGDYPDVVIGCAGGGSNFAGISFPFLRDKINGKDIDVIAVEPTSCPTMTKGPFAYDFGDTVQMTPLLPMHTLGHSFVPAPIHAGGLRYHGMAPTVSQLIMDGLIRPEAIPQLETFQAGITFARTEGFISAPETDHAVAMVIREALKAKEEGKEKVILFNWSGHGLVDMAAYEAYLRGKLADHALPEDEIHRALNDIEPLPKPKQFKKGTI; encoded by the coding sequence ATGGACAGGAAAAAGATTTTTCTACCCGAATCCGAGATTCCACGTCAATGGTACAATATACTGGCAGATATGCCCACTCCCATGGAGCCGCCGCTTCATCCTGGAACCGGTGAACCCATTGGGCCCGAGGATCTGTCTCCCATTTTCCCGATGCCCTTGATTGAACAGGAGGTGAGTACCCAGCGCTGGATCGACATACCGGAAGAGGTGCTCGAAAAATACATGCTCTGGCGGCCCTCGCCCCTCTATAGGGCCTTCAATCTTGAAAAGTATCTGGATACCCCCGCAAGGATCTATTTCAAGAACGAGGGGGTGAGTCCGGCAGGCAGTCATAAGCCCAACACCGCCCTGGCCCAGGCATACTATAATAAAATCTCAGGCACCAAGCGCATCACCACTGAAACCGGGGCAGGACAATGGGGCAGCGCTCTTTCCATGTGCTGCGCCCTTTTCGGGCTTGAATGCAAAGTGTTCATGGTGAAGATCAGTTACAACCAAAAGCCTTACCGAAGGATCATGATGGAGACCTGGGGTGCAAATTGCGTGCCCAGCCCGAGCCCAGAGACCAAGGCCGGCCAGATGATACTCTCCGAGAACCCCGAATCCCCTGGGAGCCTGGGTATCGCCATCAGTGAGGCAGTGGAATTGGCGGTTCAGGATGACGAGGCGAAGTACTCCCTGGGAAGCGTATTGAATCACGTTATGCTCCACCAGACCATCATCGGCCTGGAGGCCCAGAAGCAGATGGCCATAGCCGGAGACTACCCGGATGTTGTCATCGGTTGCGCCGGCGGGGGAAGCAATTTTGCAGGCATATCCTTCCCCTTTCTGAGAGACAAGATCAACGGGAAGGACATCGACGTAATCGCGGTGGAGCCGACCTCCTGTCCCACCATGACCAAGGGGCCTTTCGCTTACGATTTTGGGGATACCGTGCAGATGACACCCTTGCTGCCCATGCACACCCTGGGACACAGCTTCGTGCCCGCACCGATCCATGCCGGAGGCCTCAGGTACCACGGGATGGCCCCGACGGTGAGTCAGCTTATCATGGACGGTCTGATCAGGCCGGAAGCCATCCCTCAGTTGGAGACCTTCCAGGCCGGCATCACCTTCGCCAGGACTGAAGGGTTCATCAGCGCCCCCGAAACGGACCATGCAGTGGCGATGGTCATACGGGAAGCACTGAAAGCCAAGGAAGAAGGGAAAGAAAAGGTGATCCTTTTCAACTGGAGCGGGCATGGCCTCGTGGACATGGCCGCCTACGAGGCTTATCTCAGGGGCAAACTTGCGGACCATGCCCTGCCGGAGGACGAGATCCACAGGGCCCTGAACGACATTGAGCCCTTGCCTAAGCCGAAACAATTCAAAAAGGGAACCATATAG
- a CDS encoding PAS domain S-box protein produces MSEKRRSLRTVEVPLSFQPAFNHAEEYVARYFDQRLEDPSRGRIEISGERYILVRAASMSKEFFDLVTSLYRDRGDRRARAEALSFLFDLAHAIGKADAKSFFTKMGVKDPIEKLSAGPVHFAYTGWAFVKIFKESRPTPDENYFLIYDHPFSFEADAWLKRGEKTDFPVCMMNAGYSSGWCEESFGVSLVAAEVQCRAMGDDCCRFIMAPPSRIKDHIARYQGETPSDDRDPGPFGIPEFFQRKRLEDELIKSEETVRALLNAPNDRAMLLDAGGKILALNKTAADTFGKRVEELIGRNAFDLLPETLSSRRKSWHEQVVRTGKPYRCEDRWNGRWMDTTVDPVRDAQGNVARVAVVSRDMTDYKRMEEALRKEKEFNATLIKTSPALFVAIDAKGRILLINEAMQKTLGYSHEEVAGKNYLKTFVPRSEWPFLKAVFRDLRGAGTTVNEGKMVTKDGRELIVEWHSRHILKEDGRLDYFLAIGVDVTERKRAEEELRRHRDHLEELVRERTDSLTKTNERLQREIAERKQAEEALKKSETMQRAIFDQTLQFTGVLKLDGTVLKVNKTAMDFIGARELEITGMPFWETPWWEQSEKERERLKRAVGLAAKGELVRFETTHAAADGRQMDIDFSLKPVRDDTGKILLLIAEGRDITPLKTAMRELRKSETRLKVQSKSLEEANIALKVLLKQVKEKEKEDKENILSNVKQLVIPYLTKLKKTGLDKGQMTLVEILETNLNSIVSPLVTRLSSTFLNLTPMEIRIAHLVKEGLTNKEMADLLGTSLNTVSSHRHSIRTKLGLKNNGTNLRSYLLSLENQ; encoded by the coding sequence ATGAGCGAAAAAAGAAGATCCCTCAGGACGGTAGAGGTCCCCCTCTCCTTTCAGCCCGCCTTCAACCATGCCGAGGAGTACGTAGCACGATACTTTGATCAAAGGCTGGAAGATCCCTCCCGGGGGCGCATCGAAATCTCAGGGGAACGATACATCCTTGTGAGAGCGGCCTCCATGTCCAAGGAGTTTTTCGACCTTGTAACATCCCTTTACCGGGACCGGGGAGACCGGCGGGCAAGGGCCGAGGCCCTGAGTTTCTTATTCGATCTGGCCCATGCCATCGGAAAGGCTGATGCAAAGAGTTTCTTCACCAAGATGGGCGTAAAGGACCCCATCGAGAAGCTTTCCGCAGGCCCGGTGCATTTCGCCTATACCGGGTGGGCTTTTGTCAAGATATTTAAAGAATCCCGTCCCACCCCGGACGAAAATTACTTTCTGATTTACGATCATCCCTTCTCCTTCGAGGCCGATGCCTGGCTCAAGAGAGGCGAGAAGACGGATTTTCCCGTGTGCATGATGAACGCGGGGTATTCTTCCGGGTGGTGCGAAGAGAGTTTCGGGGTCTCTCTTGTTGCCGCAGAAGTGCAATGCCGCGCCATGGGCGATGATTGTTGCCGTTTCATCATGGCCCCTCCCTCAAGAATCAAGGACCATATTGCCAGGTATCAAGGTGAAACGCCCTCAGATGACCGCGATCCCGGCCCTTTCGGAATCCCGGAATTCTTTCAGCGGAAGAGACTTGAGGATGAACTCATCAAGAGCGAGGAGACGGTCCGGGCACTTTTGAATGCTCCCAACGACCGGGCCATGCTGCTTGATGCCGGAGGGAAGATCCTGGCCCTTAACAAGACGGCCGCCGATACCTTTGGGAAAAGAGTGGAGGAACTTATCGGGCGAAACGCATTTGATCTGCTTCCCGAAACTCTCTCTAGCCGGAGGAAGTCCTGGCACGAGCAGGTAGTCCGAACCGGAAAGCCTTACCGTTGCGAAGACCGCTGGAACGGCCGGTGGATGGATACAACCGTTGACCCTGTAAGGGATGCCCAGGGAAACGTGGCCAGGGTGGCTGTGGTGAGCAGGGACATGACGGATTATAAGCGCATGGAAGAGGCCCTTCGCAAAGAGAAGGAATTCAATGCCACTTTGATCAAGACATCTCCAGCCCTGTTCGTGGCGATCGATGCAAAGGGTCGAATACTGCTGATCAACGAGGCCATGCAAAAAACCCTTGGATACTCACATGAAGAAGTCGCCGGGAAAAACTATTTGAAAACCTTTGTTCCCAGAAGTGAATGGCCTTTCCTCAAGGCCGTGTTCCGGGATCTTCGTGGAGCTGGAACGACCGTCAACGAGGGAAAAATGGTCACCAAGGACGGCAGGGAACTCATCGTCGAGTGGCACAGCCGGCATATCCTCAAGGAGGACGGAAGGCTCGATTACTTTCTTGCCATCGGGGTGGACGTAACGGAACGCAAGCGCGCGGAAGAGGAGTTGAGAAGACACCGTGATCATCTGGAAGAACTGGTAAGGGAACGTACCGACAGCCTGACAAAAACGAACGAGCGGTTACAAAGGGAAATTGCTGAACGGAAGCAGGCCGAAGAGGCCCTCAAGAAAAGTGAGACCATGCAAAGGGCCATATTCGATCAGACCTTGCAGTTTACGGGCGTCCTGAAACTGGACGGCACAGTGCTCAAGGTAAACAAGACAGCTATGGATTTCATCGGGGCCCGGGAGCTCGAAATCACGGGGATGCCCTTCTGGGAAACACCCTGGTGGGAACAGTCCGAGAAGGAGCGCGAACGGCTGAAAAGGGCTGTGGGCCTGGCGGCCAAGGGGGAGCTTGTGCGGTTTGAGACCACCCATGCCGCCGCCGACGGTCGGCAGATGGACATAGACTTCTCGCTCAAGCCGGTGCGGGATGATACGGGAAAAATCCTCCTTCTCATCGCCGAGGGTCGGGACATCACTCCTCTGAAAACCGCGATGAGGGAACTCAGGAAGAGCGAGACTCGTTTGAAGGTCCAGTCCAAGAGCCTTGAAGAAGCCAACATCGCATTGAAGGTCCTGCTCAAACAGGTAAAAGAAAAGGAAAAGGAGGACAAGGAAAACATCCTTTCCAACGTGAAACAACTCGTGATCCCGTACCTTACCAAATTGAAGAAGACGGGGCTCGACAAGGGACAGATGACTCTGGTGGAAATCCTTGAGACGAACCTGAACAGCATTGTCTCTCCCCTTGTGACACGCCTCTCCTCCACATTCCTGAACCTGACCCCCATGGAGATCCGGATAGCCCACCTCGTCAAAGAGGGTTTGACCAACAAGGAAATGGCGGATCTTCTGGGGACTTCGCTGAATACCGTTTCCTCACACCGCCATAGTATCCGCACCAAGCTGGGACTGAAAAACAACGGCACGAACCTTCGATCCTACCTGCTTTCCCTGGAAAATCAGTGA
- a CDS encoding threonylcarbamoyl-AMP synthase yields MNRQVYGIPETMARIIRVSSGKESDRGIELGAEVLLKGGAVVFPTESFYGLGVNALDEKALQRLFRIKGRREGHPVLILIPSVDVLERYVARVPPLARRLMERFWPGGLTLVLEARHGLSPLLTGGTGKIGIRLSSHPVPTRLAAEVGTAITGTSANPTGSPACRSAREVMETLGEEVDLILDGGRTPGGKGSTVLDVTVHPPRFIREGMVEKEILEPHLAACPSITFASF; encoded by the coding sequence GTGAACCGACAGGTGTATGGAATCCCTGAGACCATGGCCAGGATCATCCGGGTTTCAAGCGGCAAAGAGTCGGATCGGGGGATAGAACTGGGGGCCGAGGTATTGCTTAAGGGTGGGGCAGTGGTTTTCCCCACGGAATCGTTTTACGGCCTCGGTGTGAATGCCCTGGATGAGAAGGCCCTCCAGAGGCTTTTCCGGATCAAGGGGAGGCGAGAGGGACATCCCGTGCTGATTCTTATCCCTTCCGTGGATGTCCTCGAAAGATATGTGGCGCGAGTGCCCCCCCTGGCCCGGCGGCTCATGGAAAGATTCTGGCCCGGCGGGCTCACCCTGGTCCTGGAGGCCCGTCACGGCCTCTCACCCCTTTTGACCGGCGGCACGGGAAAGATCGGTATTAGACTCTCAAGCCACCCTGTCCCGACCAGGCTTGCCGCGGAAGTGGGCACGGCCATAACCGGAACCAGCGCCAACCCCACAGGAAGCCCGGCCTGCCGGAGCGCCCGGGAGGTCATGGAGACCCTCGGGGAAGAGGTGGATCTGATTCTTGACGGCGGCAGGACCCCGGGAGGAAAGGGGTCCACGGTACTTGATGTAACCGTCCATCCCCCCCGATTCATTCGGGAGGGGATGGTGGAAAAGGAAATCCTGGAACCTCACCTCGCCGCCTGTCCCTCCATTACTTTCGCTTCTTTTTGA